The following is a genomic window from Pedobacter sp. KBS0701.
CAGCCAGAGCGTTACCGTAGGGTGCAGAGCATGGTTGCGCAAATGGATGCTGAAGGTTTTGGTAACTGTACCAATACTGGTGCTTGCGAAGCCGAGTGCCCTAAAGGAATTTCTTTAGAGAACATCGCTCGTATGAACCGCGATTTCGCTTCGGCAAAATTCGTTTCAGAAGAAACGGTTTAAAAATATACTGTGTACCTGGTTTAATCGCCGGGTTCTTAAGCCTCCATATTATGGGGGCTTTTTATTTTACCAATTCGTGGCTATCACAGTATTAAAATGTTCCTTATCTTATTAGTTTAAAATATGCCAATGAATATTGCTAGTAGTTTATCAGCAAATTGCTGATTAAAACTATACATATTTAACATTTCCCTGTTGTTATGAAAACATTCGAAACTTCAGGTTTGGAAACCGAAAGTGTGTACAATAAAATCACCTCGAAACAAAAGTTTGCGAAAGTGGTAATAATCCTATGTTTGCATATTAAATTTTTGCGTATTTGGAAATTTTATTTTGTAATATTTGCATATACATTAAAATTTTTATAAATTTAGTCTTCCGAGACAGGAGAGAAAACATAAAACCCCGGCAATTTTGCTGGGGTTTTGTGTTTGGGGAGGTTTGACAAATTTAAAACTTTGCCCTGAATTTTATTTTTCCTGGCCGCTTCAGGGTATTAATCTCATGGCTAATAAACAGTATAGAATTTTTCAATTCCACCCGGATATGCTGGTTGCTTTTGAACGGAGACAAAATCATAAACTTTGCTGGAACTGTTTTGCACCTTTGCTAAATTAAAACAGATGGCGATGCCCGTCAGAGCTAAAAAGATTAGCTTTCCCATTGTTTTTTGTTAAAATGTTGATTATTTAGTTTTTCTCAGGAATTCCTTTTGGTTTTTTGGTGGTAATAATTACCACTCCATTTTTGCCCTTATTACCATGTAAAGTTACAGCAGACGAATCCTTTAGCACTTCTATTGATTTAATAGATTTCTGATCCAGGTTTTTTATTTCTGAAACTTCCTTCCCATCAACAACATATAGTGGTTTTGCCTTAGGGTCAAAATCTCTGTTCAATAAGTATCTTACTTCTTTGGGTGTATCTATGTTTGGTATTAATGGACGTACGCTAAATCCTGATACTTTTCCTTTTAAATTAGATTCATCAACTTTTATTGGAGTCGTTTTAAGTTCATGATTATTACTCAGAGAACCATTTTTGGTTTTAACTTCTATTACACCTGCAAAACCATCAGCACCATACCGCGCTGTTGCTAAACTATCTTTTAAAATGCTTACAGCTTCAATGTTATTGGGATCAACATCGCTAAGTGATGCTGTGCCCCTTATTATATACTGTTTGTTGCCATCTATTACAATTAAAGGTTCAGTGCCTAATGTTGATGCTCCACAGAGCGTAATTTTAGGCGTTCTGATACTATCTGTCTTTTGAGCAAAACCGGCTAAACTAAAGCCCATCAGCATGCTAAATATGATTACGTTTTTCATATTGAATTTGATTAGAATTTTCTTCTGAGTTCGAAAAAATTAGTGTTCTTATCTATCGAAAGCTCATTTGATTTAAGTGGCCTGAAAATATTGCTTTTTGCACCTTTGCTGGTAACTAAAATTACACCACCCCGTGCTTTTGGCCCATATAGATTCATTGCAGTTTGATCTTTCAACACTTCTATTGATTCGATGCTGTTTGGGTTTATTGTATTCAACTGGCTGTTATCTGATAATTTAACGCCATCTACAATGATTAGCGCGTCAAGATTTGTATCCTCCCTTAATCTGATCCGGTCGCCGGGAATGCTACTTGTTTTAGTCTCTTTTGTAGGTATAGGGTCGCTGAGTTTGAAATTCACGTTAATATTGTATTTAACTCTTACAGCTAAACCATTCTGGATGCCTGGGTTCCACTTTGGCGATTCTTTTATAACTCTCATTGCTTCTTCGTCGGTACCACTGCCTAAACCCCTTGTAATTTGAACATCTGTTAATGAACCATCCTTTTCAACTACAAAACTGAGGAAAACTCTACCCTGAACATTATTGTCCTGAGCCTCCTTTGGATACTTAATGCGGCCACCCAGGTAATTATAAAACTTGGTTATACCGCCTGGAAATTCTGGTTGTTTCTCGATCGAAACGAAGTCATATATTTTGTCAGTATTTTCAGCTTTAATGTTGCTGATTCCAGATTCAGTAGTTTTAGGAAAATCAGATATGATATTAATCTTGTTCAGGTTTACATATTCACCCGATTTAGGTAACAACTTATTTTTAAAACCTTTTGAAGATTCTGGAATTCTAAAACTTACGGTTAAAGCATATTTGCCATCAGCTACAGTTTTAAACCCTTTATAAGATAATATTGCTTTCATTACTTCTTCGTCACAGCCAGCACCTAGTTCTACATTTGATGTAACATTGGTGACCCTTCCGCCTTTTAAATTAAACCTTATCTGGGTATTTCCCTGAATCTGATTGCTATTGGCTGTCGTTGGATATTTGATATTCTGGCCTAGAAACTTATAAAATCCTTTCCAGTTTAGATCTGTTTTGCCATCAACCGAAATTTTAGGCGCTATACTTACCTTCTCGGGGGCTGTAACCATGTTTTCAACCAGTTCAATCGGCTTATCCATCGGGATTTGATCGGTAATGGACAACAATTTCTCATTTTTACGAACAGTAGCAGATGAAAATACAATGAGAAGGGCAAATAGCGGAATAAAGATTCCATACTTCACAATCGCTATCTTTTTAGATCGTTCCTTATGAAGCATGAAAATTCTTTTTTTGATCAATGATTTTTTTAAGAAACCATTTGTTAAAGCATTTGGTGAAATCCCAAACGACTTACTTAATAACAGCATGGCATATTCAGCTTTATCACCTTGAAATTCGGCGGCAAGTTCATCAGCTAAAAATTCGTGGATATTTTTAATGGCTTTCTTGTAAAGATAAATCACCGGGTTTAACCAGGTAATAATCCCTATAATTTCGAAAAATATAATATCTACGCTGTGCCATTGTTTGATATGTGCTTCTTCATGAATATCAATTACATCCATTTGTGGCAATTCCTGGTCAATTACTTTTTTGCCAAAAAAAGAGAAAGCTGTACCAGCCTTATTTATAGTAATGAGTTTTTTAACTGTTAATAAATTAAATACCAATCTACCTAAGAAGAACAAAGTCCCTGCGCAATAAATATAAACGAATGCATTTGCCCAGTTAAAACCAGTATTACGTTCTGTTACAATTGTTGCTTGTGCTAATACAGCTTCCCAATTAACTGAAGTATAGACCTTTTGCGCCGCTTTCTGTTCCGTAAGCCATTCTAAACGGATAAATGGTATACATAGGGATAAAACGCCTGCAGACACTAAATAAATACGGTTTAAAGTGAAATAGGTCTCCTTATCTAATAGTAATTTGTAAAAGCCGAAAAAAACAATTAAGTATAAGTTCACCTGTAATAGGTAGTGGGCAAAACTCATTTTGGCTTGTGTTTAATTTTGTTAATCATTTTTAAAATTTCATCAACATCACTTAAGTCCAGTTTTTCTTCTTTAACGAAGAAAGAAAACATACTCTCCACCGAATTTTCGAAGTAATTGCCTAACAGTTTTTCTGTTGCATGGCGCTTGTACTCTTCTCTGCTGATTAAAGGATAATACTGATGAGCCTTACCGAAGGCTTCGTGACCAATAAAGCCTTTGGTTTCTAAAATTCTAATAATGGTTGATACGGTATTGTACGCCGGTTTAGGGAGGGGGAGCTGATCAATAACCTCTTTAACGAATGCCTTCTCCAATTGCCATAAAACCTGCATAATCTGCTCTTCGGCTTTGGTTAAATCTTTAATTTCCATAATAGTTAATAATAATAAGGATGATAGCAAATTGCTTTGCCTTAACTAAAGTTAAAACTAATTAGTTAGTTGTCCAAATTTTATTTAATAATTATTTGAAAAATAAATGCAGTACGAGTTTTCTTCTACTTAAGGAATTTTCTTTGCGAAAAAATTGTAGAATTTTATCATTTATTTAATTGTTAATCAGATATTTATGTGATTTTTAGGCTAGATGATAATCAGGTTGTTTTTGATGCCATATACCACTAATCCGGTGCGCGACTTAATATTTAGTTTGGCAAAAAGAGATTCCCTATAGTTGTCAACTGTGCGGGGGCTAACATTCATGAGGTCAGCAATTTCCTTATAGGTAAGCTCAGTACTGCAATGTTGCAGAAACGTAAGCTCTCTTTCAGAAAATGTTGGTTTAATACTATTGTCTTTTAAAGCCACCAAAAGCCTGCCCGATACAAGCTCATTTACATAGAACCCTTTGTCTACAGTTACTTTAATGGCCGTTAATAAATCAGATGGTGTAGATTCTTTCAGCATATAACCTCCGGCACCAGCTTTGAGCATTCCAATTATTGCTTTTTCATCTTCAAGCATGCTTAGTGCAAGTATATGAATATTAGGATGGTTGGCTTTAACCCATTTGGTGGCAGCAAAACCATCCATTACTGGCATGTTAATATCCATTAAAATAAGCTGAACTTCAGGGTGCTGATTAATTTTAGTTTGAAGATCGATTCCGTTAATAGCTTCGAACATGACTTCTATATCTTCAAATTCTGCTAATAAACTAGCTAGTCCGGAGCGGAAAAGGGTGTGATCATCAACAATTGCAATAGAGATACTTTGGTTCTGCATAATTAGGGGTAGGGGATTTCAATTGAAATAGATGTGCCTTCGCCAGGAGCCGAATTTAGTGCTAATTTTCCATTGATCATCTCAATTCTTTTATAAATAGAATTAAGCCCCATTCCCGATTTTTTAGTTTTAACGATATCCGGGTCAAAGCCTATACCATTCTCGGCCACCCTTAAATGTAAAGTATTATGCTCAAGATAAGAATCGATCTGTATACGTTCTGCCTGAGCATGTTTTATAATATTATTGATGATTTCCTGCAATAAACGAAGAATGATCAGGTCCTTATCAGGAGATGTGATCCTCAGATCTACCAATTGGTTATTAACTTTTAGTTCATACGTTCCTGCCTTATTAAGCCAGTTAATTTCCTGATCTATCGCATGGCCAATACCATTTTCTACCAGTTGCTCTCCATGTAAAAGCTTGGCCAGCTCCCTCAATTCTTTAATGGATTTATTAACAAGTGTTAATGAATTATCAATTTTTTTTATGGCTTTTTCCTTATCGTTTAAATTTACAGAGTTTAAGGTGAGTGTGGTAAGACTGAGCAACTGGCCAACATTATCATGTAATTCTGTAGCTATACTTTGCATCGTTTGATCTTGTACTTCAACCCTGGCTTGAAGCATTTCAGACTCAAATTTTTGCTGCATATTCTGCTTTTCCAGAAAATGGTTCTTTTTGTGCCGGTTGTATAATCGGATATAAAGTAGTAGAAATATTGGCATCAAAAGAAAAACAAATGATGCCAGTATTATTAGGGACATGTTTTCCGTTGACGAGCTCTGCATATAAATGAATAGGCCCAAAAGCCATATAAAAAAAGATTTAGTGTTGTATAGATTATTACCCGGGTGTTATATTTTCCTAAGAATTTTTGCTGAATAATATCATCAAAAAAATTGGCAAGTGTACTTCCAAAATAGAATATTAATGTTCCGCCGACCCACCAAAATGCAGGGTGAAACTTTAAATCAATATAATTTTCGTCTTTGAGCAACAAATAAAAATATAATAGGCCATAGATTACAAAAACCACAGAAGCTATACTTATTGTAAAAGCATTGTAAATGTTTATACCATACATAAGAGTAAATATTGTATATATTATGATTGTTGCTACATACGCTGCAGTTAACCAGTACTTTATATTTGCGTATTGTTTTATAAAAGTAAAAAAGCCATAAGTGATGAAAGAAACCTCAAATATTGTATAAATATTGTAAACACATAAATTCGTATGATAGGTTATAGCAAAATACCTTCCAACTATTTCGGTCAACATTACTATGGCCATATAGCATATCGTTATTAGCCAAAATGTTGATTTGTCCTTGGCTAAAAAGTATATTGCACAAATAAGGCACAGCAGTTCTGCATATGAACTGCTGGTTGGGAGAATAAATTTTAAGCTATTTAATATATCAAAATGCGTGGCGGTTTTCGCTGTCATCTATTTAATCATACATTAATGGGCTTTTGTCATCACAAACTTGCGGACATAGTGAGGATCTGTTATAAGGATCAGTAGGTGCCGGAACAGGTCCTCCATAGATATCGTCATTATCTATAAAATAATCTACTCGGGGCTTGCCATCAATTATTTTGGTTACCACAAGAAGTAATGTGTTCATTTCAGCATAATTAGCAGGGATTTTATCACCATATTCAAGTTTGTTGATCTGATCAATGATATCATCAGTATACCTTCCAAAATATATTCTAACGCCATCCCCTCCAAATTCTTCTAATTTTTTTGTTAATGAAGTAATTTGTTCTGCAGGAAACCAGGCTGCTTCGGTAAAAGTACCTTTTTCTGCGTTTTGGCTTTTGCGGAAAGCTGCCGTCATTTGGCTGGCAATACCTACAGGTATTGTATTTGTTGTACTGTTTTTAGCGTCTTTTTCGAACATTATTTGATTGATAAATTAAGAAACTAAATTATGCATTTTTGTTTATTTGGCGCTAAACAATTGATTTAAGTCTATATAATTAGTAAAGTCTTAACTTATAAAAGTTACATTGATAAAAAAATAGTTCGCAAAGCTGAGAACTCTTTTTTTTAAAAATAGAGATACCGGAACTCTTATCGGGTGAATACATACAGCCTAGTGCCTAAATAATCATTTTAAGGAATTTGAAAGTGAAAATGTCCTTATCATATTTTGACATATATAATTGAATTTAACAATCCAAAATACCGTAAAAATACCCTTCAATTTAGGGTGTTTTGCATTAACATCAAATTGCGCCCTACCACTATTTTTGGTATGCAATAACAGCTGAATATTTGTAATTGTAAAAATAAATACTGTCTATCCCATGAAAACAAACATTTTGGACTTATGTCAAAATAAGTCTTTTTTTTAATAAAGCTTTGATTATTGGCAACATTCACCACTAAATTCTCTCAAAATGATAAATAATATCCTATTGCAGGAAAATCATAGTTCGATTAGCGAAAGGGAAGTTGAAATTGTACACCTGTTATCAATGGGCTACAATAGTAAAGAAATTGGGTCAATGCTTTTTATTAGCGAGCACACGGTTAATACCCACCGAAGAAATATGGTAAGAAAGCTCGATCTTAAAAATTCTTATCAATTAATTGTCTGGGCATTCAAAGAAAAAATATTATCTCTATAAGAGTAAAAGATACATATAACCTCTCAGTCTAAACAACAAAGCCTGCTATTTGATACTAAAGTCAAATTAGCAGGCTTTTCTTTGTAGGTATGTTTTTATTTGTGTAATTAATTTATTCTTGAATTCTGTTGGTGATTTAAGGGAGATTACTTTATGCTCTTTTTGGTTACGATAAAATAACCAATGATGAAAAGAACCGAAGCATAAATCAAACTTGTCCATATTTCTTGCGTAAAACCAGGGAAAGCTAACGGATCAGCACCTTTTTTTACTTTCGTTATTCTTAAAGCCAGCGTTGGCAAAGAATAGGGAATAAGGTAAGCGTATTTCCAGCCTACGTTTGCCGTAATAATGCCCATGATGGTGCCAACAAAGCCAATACCCATGGGTTTAAGGAAATCGCTCCATAATAAACTTAATATAAACTGCAGGGATAAAATGCCTAGAGAAGCTAAAAATAATTTAACGTAGGAGTTAATCAGAATATTTAGTGGGTTATATTGATTAAAATTAAACTTAGGAACCAATACCTGTAATAAATGGCCAAAGGCATAGGTAAGTGTAGCAAATAAGAGCAGGCAGATAAATATTAACAATATAGCATACAGGTATTTTGCAGTATAAATTGAAAATTTATTTAAGGGTTGGGCAAATAACATTTTCCAGGTGTCGTTCTTGTGTTCGATGTTATTGACCGAAAAGGCCATAAATATGACATAGAAGGGCATTATTAAGAATCCCATTACACCGAGTGCTGCGCCACTGTAATGAGCCCATAAGAGCATTGGAGGATAATGGTTGGCGATAATTTTCTCTGCATCGGAATAAAAACCAAAACTGATTAACCCGCAAAT
Proteins encoded in this region:
- a CDS encoding M56 family metallopeptidase — encoded protein: MSFAHYLLQVNLYLIVFFGFYKLLLDKETYFTLNRIYLVSAGVLSLCIPFIRLEWLTEQKAAQKVYTSVNWEAVLAQATIVTERNTGFNWANAFVYIYCAGTLFFLGRLVFNLLTVKKLITINKAGTAFSFFGKKVIDQELPQMDVIDIHEEAHIKQWHSVDIIFFEIIGIITWLNPVIYLYKKAIKNIHEFLADELAAEFQGDKAEYAMLLLSKSFGISPNALTNGFLKKSLIKKRIFMLHKERSKKIAIVKYGIFIPLFALLIVFSSATVRKNEKLLSITDQIPMDKPIELVENMVTAPEKVSIAPKISVDGKTDLNWKGFYKFLGQNIKYPTTANSNQIQGNTQIRFNLKGGRVTNVTSNVELGAGCDEEVMKAILSYKGFKTVADGKYALTVSFRIPESSKGFKNKLLPKSGEYVNLNKINIISDFPKTTESGISNIKAENTDKIYDFVSIEKQPEFPGGITKFYNYLGGRIKYPKEAQDNNVQGRVFLSFVVEKDGSLTDVQITRGLGSGTDEEAMRVIKESPKWNPGIQNGLAVRVKYNINVNFKLSDPIPTKETKTSSIPGDRIRLREDTNLDALIIVDGVKLSDNSQLNTINPNSIESIEVLKDQTAMNLYGPKARGGVILVTSKGAKSNIFRPLKSNELSIDKNTNFFELRRKF
- a CDS encoding response regulator transcription factor translates to MINNILLQENHSSISEREVEIVHLLSMGYNSKEIGSMLFISEHTVNTHRRNMVRKLDLKNSYQLIVWAFKEKILSL
- a CDS encoding ABC transporter permease, translated to MHALYISLVSEFYKSRKTLAFWAAILLPVIICGLISFGFYSDAEKIIANHYPPMLLWAHYSGAALGVMGFLIMPFYVIFMAFSVNNIEHKNDTWKMLFAQPLNKFSIYTAKYLYAILLIFICLLLFATLTYAFGHLLQVLVPKFNFNQYNPLNILINSYVKLFLASLGILSLQFILSLLWSDFLKPMGIGFVGTIMGIITANVGWKYAYLIPYSLPTLALRITKVKKGADPLAFPGFTQEIWTSLIYASVLFIIGYFIVTKKSIK
- a CDS encoding TonB-dependent receptor plug domain-containing protein; this encodes MKNVIIFSMLMGFSLAGFAQKTDSIRTPKITLCGASTLGTEPLIVIDGNKQYIIRGTASLSDVDPNNIEAVSILKDSLATARYGADGFAGVIEVKTKNGSLSNNHELKTTPIKVDESNLKGKVSGFSVRPLIPNIDTPKEVRYLLNRDFDPKAKPLYVVDGKEVSEIKNLDQKSIKSIEVLKDSSAVTLHGNKGKNGVVIITTKKPKGIPEKN
- a CDS encoding response regulator transcription factor, encoding MQNQSISIAIVDDHTLFRSGLASLLAEFEDIEVMFEAINGIDLQTKINQHPEVQLILMDINMPVMDGFAATKWVKANHPNIHILALSMLEDEKAIIGMLKAGAGGYMLKESTPSDLLTAIKVTVDKGFYVNELVSGRLLVALKDNSIKPTFSERELTFLQHCSTELTYKEIADLMNVSPRTVDNYRESLFAKLNIKSRTGLVVYGIKNNLIII
- a CDS encoding BlaI/MecI/CopY family transcriptional regulator, giving the protein MEIKDLTKAEEQIMQVLWQLEKAFVKEVIDQLPLPKPAYNTVSTIIRILETKGFIGHEAFGKAHQYYPLISREEYKRHATEKLLGNYFENSVESMFSFFVKEEKLDLSDVDEILKMINKIKHKPK
- a CDS encoding sensor histidine kinase, producing MLQARVEVQDQTMQSIATELHDNVGQLLSLTTLTLNSVNLNDKEKAIKKIDNSLTLVNKSIKELRELAKLLHGEQLVENGIGHAIDQEINWLNKAGTYELKVNNQLVDLRITSPDKDLIILRLLQEIINNIIKHAQAERIQIDSYLEHNTLHLRVAENGIGFDPDIVKTKKSGMGLNSIYKRIEMINGKLALNSAPGEGTSISIEIPYP